In Chiroxiphia lanceolata isolate bChiLan1 chromosome 9, bChiLan1.pri, whole genome shotgun sequence, one DNA window encodes the following:
- the LRRC41 gene encoding leucine-rich repeat-containing protein 41 isoform X1, whose product MAARGGRVVPEAAMAAEGPRSLFALSAAAVSRSMGALERDVWALPGHLLRGLLPLLTIFRLERAEGAARRAGLSTQPIWRQLWDDVMKTRPPNSENITCWRKKFLETFFSNVLHGVLDVSSDWRLNDHHFSPLLHSSPHVSQLTLCNMLQGAVELAAEHNHKVLENLAGSLRILKFQHLLSSDQSIRRSLVLLLHRLIHHGSVSQVSMYSWPVPDTVLLVLILSMSAGFWRSGNALAYQCGLCREDKAPSQELVQDRAERGCDAEREGSNGENQKGFPEASVEADAHLNSVLSVPRSSPLRNQPCEEAISEGPCDHTSIQGGSSPRCGSGQLSCHPVLRKTRSRRLKPAVGRKRRCLRRSRGPYADPEDLYDFVFTVAREGNSGLLDKTSTTEDENAENWTSSSPGSPCTGRAGCKKRGGPAGIFSLKAAHRFRSVSTLELFSIPLTGETCRTLSNLLSSWVSLENLVLSYNGLDANICCILSGLRALSRHPGCRLRVLRVSDIFSHMPCMELVRCILSAFPQLHTLSVSFDLKNQPEGNRPEGDPSCSEVEIPESCLEQLEIRFPREPLHTMFLLPVLQASKSLQQLSLDSATLPCSQELGLLLEALKECTPNLKKLSFHDVNLAEHQKEVLLLLQDPVLQEITFSFCRLFESSTAEFLSEIINTVKRNSSLKSLKLPGNRLGNHRLVALADIFSEDSCSSLCQLDVSSNCIKPDGLLEFTKKLEGHIQQRGGQIQFTHLRLFQNWLDQDTETAQEALRRLKAVCSVVNDSWDSSQAFADYISVM is encoded by the exons ATGGCGGCGCGGGGTGGGCGGGTGGTGCCCGAGGCGGCGATGGCGGCGGAGGGGCCGCGCAGCCTGTTTGCGCTGAGCGCGGCCGCCGTGAGCCGCAGCATGGGCGCCCTGGAGCGGGACGTCTGGG CGCTGCCCGGGCACCTCCTGCGGGGGCTCCTGCCGCTCCTCACCATCTTCCGCCTCGAGCGGGCCGAGGGCGCCGCGCGGAGAGCAG gCCTCTCGACACAGCCCATCTGGCGCCAGCTGTGGGATGATGTGATGAAAACCAGGCCGCCCAACTCAGAG AATATCACCTGTTGGAGGAAGAAGTTCCTTGAAACGTTCTTCTCCAATGTTCTCCACGGTGTCTTGGACGTTTCCTCCGACTGGCGCCTCAACGACCATCACTTTTCACCACTTCTCCACAGCTCCCCGCACGTGTCCCAGCTCACCCTCTGCAACATGCTGCAGGGCGCCGTGGAGCTCGCTGCTGAGCACAACCACAAAGTGCTGGAAAACCTGGCTGGCTCCCTGCGCATCCTGAAGTTCCAGCACCTCCTCTCCTCCGACCAGTCCATCAGGCGTTCGCTGGTTTTGCTCCTCCACCGGCTGATTCACCACGGCTCTGTCAGCCAGGTGTCCATGTATTCCTGGCCTGTTCCCGACACGGTTCTTCTCGTTCTCATTTTGAGCATGAGCGCTGGGTTTTGGCGCTCAGGAAATGCCCTCGCTTATCAGTGTGGCCTTTGCAGAGAGGACAAAGCCCCAAGCCAGGAGTTGGTGCAGGATCgagcagagaggggctgtgaTGCTGAGAGGGAGGGGAGCAATGGTGAGAACCAGAAGGGATTCCCTGAGGCCTCAGTGGAGGCTGATGCTCACCTGAACTCTGTCCTCTCTGTCCCAAGAAGTTCTCCCCTGCGAAACCAACCGTGTGAGGAGGCCATCAGCGAGGGGCCCTGTGACCACACCAGCATTCAGGGGGGATCTTCCCCTCGCTGTGGCTCAGGGCAGCTGTCCTGTCACCCTGTTCTTCGAAAGACACGAAGCAGACGGCTGAAACCCGCAGTGGGGAGGAAACGTCGCTGCCTCAGACGGAGCAGGGGACCCTATGCTGACCCAGAAGACCTGtatgattttgtttttactgttgcTAGAGAGGGTAATTCAGGGCTACTTGACAAAACCAGCACCACGGAGGACGAAAACGCAGAGAACTGGACTAGTTCCTCCCCTGGATCTCCGTGCACTGGCCGTGCTGGCTGTAAGAAAAGAGGAGGACCTGCTGGGATCTTTTCTCTGAAAGCTGCTCACCGCTTCCGAAGCGTGTCCACTCTGGAATTGTTCTCCATTCCTTTGACTGGGGAGACCTGTCGGACTCTGAGTAACCTGCTGAGCTCCTGGGTGTCTTTAGAAAACTTGGTTCTGTCTTACAACG GCCTGGATGCCAACATCTGCTGCATCCTCTCTGGGCTCCGGGCCCTCTCCCGCCACCCGGGCTGCCGCCTCCGTGTGCTGCGCGTGAGCGACATCTTCTCCCACATGCCTTGCATGGAGCTCGTTCGCTGCATCCTGAGCgccttcccacagctccacaCGCTCTCGGTCAGCTTCGACCTCAAAAACCAGCCGGAGGGGAACAGGCCAGAGGGAGATCCAAGTTGCAGTGAGGTAGAAATCCCAG aaagctgcctggagcagctggagatcCGATTCCCCAGGGAACCTCTGCACACCATGTtcctgctgccagtgctccAGGCATCGAAGTCCCTCCAGCAGTTGTCCCTGGACAGTGCCACACTGCCCTGCTCTCAGGAGCTCGGGCTCCTTTTGGAGGCACTCAAAG agTGTACCCCAAATTTGAAGAAACTGAGCTTTCATGATGTGAACCTGGCTGAGCACCAGAAAGAAGTTCTGCTTTTGCTTCAGGATCCCGTCCTGCAAG AAATCACGTTTTCCTTCTGCCGGCTGTTTGAAAGCTCCACTGCTGAGTTTTTGTCAGAAATAATCAATacagtgaaaagaaattcaTCCCTGAAGAGCCTCAAACTGCCCGGGAATCGCCTTG GGAATCACAGGCTGGTTGCCCTTGCAGacattttctctgaagattcctgctcttctctttgCCAGCTGGATGTCAG CTCAAATTGCATCAAACCTGATGGGCTCCTGGAGTTCACAAAGAAGCTGGAAGGCCACATCCAGCAGAGAGGGGGACAGATTCAGTTCACACACCTCCGCCTCTTCCAAAATTGGCTGGACCAGGACACAGAAACAGCTCAAGAAGCGCTTCGGCGTCTCAAAGCTGTGTGCAGTGTGGTCAACGACTCGTGGGACTCCTCCCAGGCCTTTGCTGACTACATCAGTGTCATGTGA
- the LRRC41 gene encoding leucine-rich repeat-containing protein 41 isoform X2: protein MKTRPPNSENITCWRKKFLETFFSNVLHGVLDVSSDWRLNDHHFSPLLHSSPHVSQLTLCNMLQGAVELAAEHNHKVLENLAGSLRILKFQHLLSSDQSIRRSLVLLLHRLIHHGSVSQVSMYSWPVPDTVLLVLILSMSAGFWRSGNALAYQCGLCREDKAPSQELVQDRAERGCDAEREGSNGENQKGFPEASVEADAHLNSVLSVPRSSPLRNQPCEEAISEGPCDHTSIQGGSSPRCGSGQLSCHPVLRKTRSRRLKPAVGRKRRCLRRSRGPYADPEDLYDFVFTVAREGNSGLLDKTSTTEDENAENWTSSSPGSPCTGRAGCKKRGGPAGIFSLKAAHRFRSVSTLELFSIPLTGETCRTLSNLLSSWVSLENLVLSYNGLDANICCILSGLRALSRHPGCRLRVLRVSDIFSHMPCMELVRCILSAFPQLHTLSVSFDLKNQPEGNRPEGDPSCSEVEIPESCLEQLEIRFPREPLHTMFLLPVLQASKSLQQLSLDSATLPCSQELGLLLEALKECTPNLKKLSFHDVNLAEHQKEVLLLLQDPVLQEITFSFCRLFESSTAEFLSEIINTVKRNSSLKSLKLPGNRLGNHRLVALADIFSEDSCSSLCQLDVSSNCIKPDGLLEFTKKLEGHIQQRGGQIQFTHLRLFQNWLDQDTETAQEALRRLKAVCSVVNDSWDSSQAFADYISVM from the exons ATGAAAACCAGGCCGCCCAACTCAGAG AATATCACCTGTTGGAGGAAGAAGTTCCTTGAAACGTTCTTCTCCAATGTTCTCCACGGTGTCTTGGACGTTTCCTCCGACTGGCGCCTCAACGACCATCACTTTTCACCACTTCTCCACAGCTCCCCGCACGTGTCCCAGCTCACCCTCTGCAACATGCTGCAGGGCGCCGTGGAGCTCGCTGCTGAGCACAACCACAAAGTGCTGGAAAACCTGGCTGGCTCCCTGCGCATCCTGAAGTTCCAGCACCTCCTCTCCTCCGACCAGTCCATCAGGCGTTCGCTGGTTTTGCTCCTCCACCGGCTGATTCACCACGGCTCTGTCAGCCAGGTGTCCATGTATTCCTGGCCTGTTCCCGACACGGTTCTTCTCGTTCTCATTTTGAGCATGAGCGCTGGGTTTTGGCGCTCAGGAAATGCCCTCGCTTATCAGTGTGGCCTTTGCAGAGAGGACAAAGCCCCAAGCCAGGAGTTGGTGCAGGATCgagcagagaggggctgtgaTGCTGAGAGGGAGGGGAGCAATGGTGAGAACCAGAAGGGATTCCCTGAGGCCTCAGTGGAGGCTGATGCTCACCTGAACTCTGTCCTCTCTGTCCCAAGAAGTTCTCCCCTGCGAAACCAACCGTGTGAGGAGGCCATCAGCGAGGGGCCCTGTGACCACACCAGCATTCAGGGGGGATCTTCCCCTCGCTGTGGCTCAGGGCAGCTGTCCTGTCACCCTGTTCTTCGAAAGACACGAAGCAGACGGCTGAAACCCGCAGTGGGGAGGAAACGTCGCTGCCTCAGACGGAGCAGGGGACCCTATGCTGACCCAGAAGACCTGtatgattttgtttttactgttgcTAGAGAGGGTAATTCAGGGCTACTTGACAAAACCAGCACCACGGAGGACGAAAACGCAGAGAACTGGACTAGTTCCTCCCCTGGATCTCCGTGCACTGGCCGTGCTGGCTGTAAGAAAAGAGGAGGACCTGCTGGGATCTTTTCTCTGAAAGCTGCTCACCGCTTCCGAAGCGTGTCCACTCTGGAATTGTTCTCCATTCCTTTGACTGGGGAGACCTGTCGGACTCTGAGTAACCTGCTGAGCTCCTGGGTGTCTTTAGAAAACTTGGTTCTGTCTTACAACG GCCTGGATGCCAACATCTGCTGCATCCTCTCTGGGCTCCGGGCCCTCTCCCGCCACCCGGGCTGCCGCCTCCGTGTGCTGCGCGTGAGCGACATCTTCTCCCACATGCCTTGCATGGAGCTCGTTCGCTGCATCCTGAGCgccttcccacagctccacaCGCTCTCGGTCAGCTTCGACCTCAAAAACCAGCCGGAGGGGAACAGGCCAGAGGGAGATCCAAGTTGCAGTGAGGTAGAAATCCCAG aaagctgcctggagcagctggagatcCGATTCCCCAGGGAACCTCTGCACACCATGTtcctgctgccagtgctccAGGCATCGAAGTCCCTCCAGCAGTTGTCCCTGGACAGTGCCACACTGCCCTGCTCTCAGGAGCTCGGGCTCCTTTTGGAGGCACTCAAAG agTGTACCCCAAATTTGAAGAAACTGAGCTTTCATGATGTGAACCTGGCTGAGCACCAGAAAGAAGTTCTGCTTTTGCTTCAGGATCCCGTCCTGCAAG AAATCACGTTTTCCTTCTGCCGGCTGTTTGAAAGCTCCACTGCTGAGTTTTTGTCAGAAATAATCAATacagtgaaaagaaattcaTCCCTGAAGAGCCTCAAACTGCCCGGGAATCGCCTTG GGAATCACAGGCTGGTTGCCCTTGCAGacattttctctgaagattcctgctcttctctttgCCAGCTGGATGTCAG CTCAAATTGCATCAAACCTGATGGGCTCCTGGAGTTCACAAAGAAGCTGGAAGGCCACATCCAGCAGAGAGGGGGACAGATTCAGTTCACACACCTCCGCCTCTTCCAAAATTGGCTGGACCAGGACACAGAAACAGCTCAAGAAGCGCTTCGGCGTCTCAAAGCTGTGTGCAGTGTGGTCAACGACTCGTGGGACTCCTCCCAGGCCTTTGCTGACTACATCAGTGTCATGTGA
- the LOC116790692 gene encoding cytochrome b-c1 complex subunit 6, mitochondrial, with translation MGRGGEPEEEEEELVDPLTTVREHCEQTEKCVKARERLELCDARVSSRSETEEQCTEELFDFLHARDHCVAHKLFSKLK, from the exons ATGGGACGCGGCGGGGAGCCCGAG gaggaagaggaagagctgGTG GATCCCTTAACCACGGTGCGGGAGCACTGCGAGCAGACGGAGAAATGCGTGAAGGCGCGGGAGCGGCTGGAGCTGTGTGACGCGAGGGTGTCCTCCCGGTCCGAGACGGAGGAGCAGTGCACGGAGGAGCTCTTCGACTTCCTGCACGCCAGGGACCACTGT gttgCTCACAAACTTTTTAGTAAACTGAAGTGA
- the NSUN4 gene encoding 5-methylcytosine rRNA methyltransferase NSUN4: protein MAALLGGAAAALLRRGAGAVLGAGQRRHRHKEKWATTAPRIPSTRLALHHFDTSYSLHLGELWPSVRAGLLCEQKYGALLNNFSAVDHVTQELELLNATDFVSEALQKAQQSQRGVAAREAVRGSQEGCVQGRTVIQAETSPPFRASISPKIKCYTFPRGDITRFCPARPDILGLLGYYLMDAASLLPVLALDVQQDDLVLDLCAAPGGKTLALLQTGLCVNGGHLAANDVSISRTKRLHQIFHKYVPKEVRETVSVTSYDGRDWQDVEGDTFHKVLVDVPCTTDRHSAMEEDNNIFHKRRTKERQMLPMLQLQLLMAGILSAKPGGDVVYSTCSLSPLQNECVVERAVEIAETQFNISVHVEDLSHFRTLFQDTFSFFSGCRLGELVLPHLTANFGPMYFCKLRRM, encoded by the exons ATGGCGGCGCTGCTcgggggggcggcggccgcgctgcTGCGGCGGGGAGCGGGAGCGGTGCTGGGAGCGGGGCAGCGCCGGCACCGGCACAAGGAGAAGTGG gcTACCACGGCCCCCCGCATCCCGTCCACACGGCTGGCCCTGCACCACTTCGACACGAGCTACAGCCTGCACCTGGGGGAGCTGTGGCCCTCTGTCCGTGCTGGCCTGCTCTGTGAGCAGAAGTACGGCGCCCTCCTCAACAACTTCTCTGCTGTCGACCACGTCACccaagagctggagctgctgaatGCCACCGATTTCGTTTCCGAAGCCCTCCAAAAGGCACAGCAATCACAGCGGGGTGTGGCTGCGAGGGAAGCAGTGAGAGGCTCCCAGGAGGGCTGTGTTCAGGGCAGGACTGTGATACAGGCAGAGACATCGCCACCGTTTCGTGCCTCCATCAGCCCCAAAATCAAGTGTTACACCTTCCCCAGGGGTGACATCACACGCTTTTGCCCTGCACG GCCAGACATTCTGGGGCTCCTTGGTTATTATCTCATGGATGCAGCATCTCTCCTGCCCGTCCTTGCACTCGATGTGCAGCAGGATGACCTTGTCCTTGACCTTTGTGCGGCTCCAGGTGGCAAGactctggctctgctgcagactGGGCTTTGTGTAAATGGAG ggcatCTGGCAGCCAACGATGTCTCCATTTCCCGGACAAAGAGGCTGCACCAGATCTTTCATAAGTATGTTCCCAAAGAAGTCAGGGAAACTGTGAGTGTCACGTCCTACGACGGAAGGGACTGGCAGGATGTGGAAGGTGACACTTTCCATAAG gtgctggtggATGTGCCCTGCACGACGGACAGGCACTCTGCCATGGAGGAGGACAACAACATCTTCCACAAGAGGCGAACCAAGGAGCGTCAGATGCTGCccatgctgcagctgcagctgctgat ggctgggatcctCTCTGCCAAGCCAGGAGGAGATGTGGTGTACTCCACGTGCTCCCTCTCCCCGCTGCAGAACGAGTGTGTGGTCGAGAGAGCGGTAGAAATTGCAGAAACCCAGTTTAACATCAGTGTCCACGTTGAGGACTTGAGCCACTTTCGGACGCTCTTCCAGGACACGTTTTCCTTCTTCTCAGGTTGCCGGCTGGGGGAGCTTGTTCTGCCTCACCTCACAGCCAACTTTGGACCTATGTATTTCTGCAAATTACGTCGGATGTAG
- the LOC116791024 gene encoding LOW QUALITY PROTEIN: fatty-acid amide hydrolase 1-like (The sequence of the model RefSeq protein was modified relative to this genomic sequence to represent the inferred CDS: substituted 1 base at 1 genomic stop codon), with product MIQQQLRQLLPERKVDTSAALTLLGRSVAAVVVWKWLGKKMIQKKMEEARKTRDEGLKKMAKAVQQFREQVTRPSAGSESHWGKRRSIRLPSSFCGLCGLKPTAERLRWFLVLWGPMARDVDSLALCMRALLCEEMFQMDPTVPPIPFNGKLKDVAMISTCRSVKEMWNHNHQIQVYRSEFITQWKELHLDVVLCPVLGPAFTTGYPGKLLTAISSTMLYNILNFPAGVVPVSTVTEADEEELELYQGCXDDPWDRKLKQAVSGAVGMPVAVQCLALPWQEELCLRFMKEVETLSREKRGA from the exons AtgatccagcagcagctgaggcagctcctgccagagAGGAAGGTGGATACTTCTGCTGCCCTCACGCTGCTTGGCAGGTCAGTGGCAGCTGTGGTGGTCTGGAAATGGCTGGGCAAAAAGATGAtccagaagaaaatggaagaagcTCGGAAAACCCGGGATGAGGGTCTGAAGAAAATGGCAAAGGCTGTCCAGCAGTTCAGGGAGCAGGTAACCCGTCCTTCTGCGGGATCTGAGTCCCACTGGG ggaagagaaggagcatCCGCCTGCCCTCCAGCTTCTGTGGGCTGTGTGGGCTCAAACCCACGGCAGAAAGGCtcaggtgg TTCCTTGTGCTCTGGGGGCCGATGGCGAGGGACGTGGACAGCCTGGCCCTGTGCATGAGGGCACTGCTCTGCGAGGAGATGTTCCAGATGGACCCCACTGTGCCCCCCATCCCCTTCAACGGGAAG CTTAAAGATGTTGCTATGATTTCCACTTGCAGGTCAGTGAAGGAGATGTGGAATCATAACCATCAAATTCAG GTGTACCGCTCCGAGTTCATCACCCAGTGGAAGGAACTCCATCTGGACGTTGTGCTGTGCCCTGTCCTGGGGCCTGCCTTCACCACAGGATACCCCGGGAAACTCCTCA CTGCCATCTCCTCCACGATGCTGTACAACATCTTGAACTTCCCTGCTGGGGTTGTACCTGTCAGCACAGTGACAGAAGCAGATGAGGAAGAGCTGGAGCTTTACCAAGGATGCTGAGATGACCCCTGGGACAGGAAGCTGAAACAG GCTGTGTCAGGAGCCGTGGGGATGCCCGTGGCAGTGCAGTGCCTGGCCTTGCCatggcaggaggagctgtgcctgcgGTTCATGAAGGAGGTGGAGACCCTCAGCCGTGAGAAGAGAGGGGCATAG
- the LOC116790690 gene encoding vitamin D3 hydroxylase-associated protein isoform X2: protein MTQERLWQVLDPSWGDPRALSALLCSSAAAVVLLKWLGRRQVQQKMHEARRSRDLALERMEKAARRFKQENPGTQTTHILSLTMMELAEKLKEGSLSPESVLYSYMDKALEVNREVNCVTDFIHGCEDQLQKLKKQKEKGLLYGIPISIKDHINCKGHISSGGMVKFLGQVKEEDSVIVHVLKHQGAIPFVKTNIPQTMINYDCSNLIFGQTLNPLNHQKSPGGSSGGEGALIAGGGSILGIGSDVAGSIRLPSSFCGLCGLKPTGNRISKQGVVSPLVGMQSVTAMLGPMARDVDSLALCMRALLCEEMFQLDPTVPPIPFDEEVYTSSNPLCIGYYEGDGYFQPSPSMKRAIQQTRKLLQDAGHTLVPFAPPKIDYMVDELFTRGIFSDGAAHLVDCFKGDIVDPNLKSQFNTYRLPALVKRILAFILKPIYPRIARDLSALCGVGSAKDLWDQHGAVAVYRTEFIAKWRKLRLDVILCPALGPAFNHGYAGKLFGCGRSCGVASGCPVRGSAVAGGAVPSLHEGGGDACPQHKEKCVISGSQPSL, encoded by the exons ATGACCCAAGAGCGACTGTGGCAGGTCCTGGACCCATCGTGGGGGGACCCTCGTGccctctcagctctgctctgcagttcagctgcagctgtCGTGCTCCTGAAATGGCTGGGACGCAGGCAGGTCCAGCAGAAGATGCATGAGGCGAGGAGGTCTCGGGATCTGGCCCtggaaaggatggaaaaggCAGCTCGCAGGTTTAAGCAAGAG AACCCAGGCACCCAGACCACACATATCCTCTCGCTGACAATGATGGAGCTGgcagagaagctgaaggaggggtccctgtccccagaaAGTGTCCTCTACTCCTACATGGACAAA GCTTTGGAGGTGAATCGGGAGGTGAACTGTGTGACAGACTTCATTCATGGCTGTGAGGATCAGCTCCAGAAActgaagaagcagaaggagAAGGGGCTGCTCTATGGCATTCCCATCAGCATCAAGGACCACATTAACTGCAAG ggccacatctCCTCTGGAGGGATGGTGAAGTTTCTGGGCCAAGTGAAGGAAGAAGACAGTGTCATCGTCCATGTTCTAAAGCACCAGGGGGCAATCCCCTTTGTGAAAACCAACATCCCACAGACGATGATAAA CTACGACTGCAGCAACCTCATCTTTGGCCAGACACTGAACCCTCTAAACCACCAGAAGAGCCCCGGGGGCTCCTCGGGAGGGGAGGGAGCTCTGATCGCAGGGGGCGGCTCCATCCTGGGCATAGGCTCAGATGTAGCTGGCAGCATCCGCCTGCCCTCCAGCTTCTGTGGGCTCTGTGGGCTCAAACCCACAGGCAACAGGATCAG CAAACAGGGTGTCGTTTCTCCTCTCGTAGGAATGCAATCAG TGACAGCGATGCTGGGGCCGATGGCGAGGGACGTGGACAGCCTGGCCCTGTGCATGAGGGCGCTGCTCTGCGAGGAGATGTTCCAGCTGGACCCCACCGTGCCCCCCATCCCCTTCGATGAGGAG GTTTACACCAGTTCAAATCCTCTTTGCATTGGGTATTATGAAGGAGATGGTTACTTCCAGCCCTCACCCAGCATGAAACGGGCCATCCAGCAGACAAGAAAGCTCCTCCAGGATGCAGGGCACACG CTTGTTCCCTTTGCACCGCCCAAGATTGACTACATGGTAGATGAGCTGTTCACCAGAGGGATTTTCTCGGATGGTGCTGCTCACCTGGTGGACTGCTT CAAAGGAGACATCGTGGATCCCAACCTGAAATCCCAGTTCAATACTTACAGGCTTCCTGCTCTGGTGAAAAGGATCTTGGCTTTCATTTTGAAACCCATA TACCCACGAATTGCTCGAGATCTCAGTGCTCTCTGTGGAGTGGG ATCTGCCAAAGACCTCTGGGATCAGCACGGAGCAGTGGCG GTTTACCGCACGGAATTCATTGCCAAATGGAGGAAGCTGAGGCTGGATGTGATCCTTTGTCCTGCCCTGGGGCCAGCCTTTAACCACGGCTATGCTGGGAAGCTCTTTG gctgtggcaggagctgtggggttgCCAGTGGCTGTCCAGTGCGTGGCTCTGCCgtggcaggaggagctgtgccttCGCTTCATGAAGGAGGTGGAGATGCTTGCCCACAACACAAAGAGAAATGTGTGATTTCTGGGAGCCAGCCTTCACTGTGA
- the LOC116790690 gene encoding vitamin D3 hydroxylase-associated protein isoform X1, with protein MTQERLWQVLDPSWGDPRALSALLCSSAAAVVLLKWLGRRQVQQKMHEARRSRDLALERMEKAARRFKQENPGTQTTHILSLTMMELAEKLKEGSLSPESVLYSYMDKALEVNREVNCVTDFIHGCEDQLQKLKKQKEKGLLYGIPISIKDHINCKGHISSGGMVKFLGQVKEEDSVIVHVLKHQGAIPFVKTNIPQTMINYDCSNLIFGQTLNPLNHQKSPGGSSGGEGALIAGGGSILGIGSDVAGSIRLPSSFCGLCGLKPTGNRISKQGVVSPLVGMQSVTAMLGPMARDVDSLALCMRALLCEEMFQLDPTVPPIPFDEEVYTSSNPLCIGYYEGDGYFQPSPSMKRAIQQTRKLLQDAGHTLVPFAPPKIDYMVDELFTRGIFSDGAAHLVDCFKGDIVDPNLKSQFNTYRLPALVKRILAFILKPIYPRIARDLSALCGVGSAKDLWDQHGAVAVYRTEFIAKWRKLRLDVILCPALGPAFNHGYAGKLFAATSYTNLYNVLNFPAGVVPVSTVTRADEEELKHYQGHYRDPWDKRLKEAVAGAVGLPVAVQCVALPWQEELCLRFMKEVEMLAHNTKRNV; from the exons ATGACCCAAGAGCGACTGTGGCAGGTCCTGGACCCATCGTGGGGGGACCCTCGTGccctctcagctctgctctgcagttcagctgcagctgtCGTGCTCCTGAAATGGCTGGGACGCAGGCAGGTCCAGCAGAAGATGCATGAGGCGAGGAGGTCTCGGGATCTGGCCCtggaaaggatggaaaaggCAGCTCGCAGGTTTAAGCAAGAG AACCCAGGCACCCAGACCACACATATCCTCTCGCTGACAATGATGGAGCTGgcagagaagctgaaggaggggtccctgtccccagaaAGTGTCCTCTACTCCTACATGGACAAA GCTTTGGAGGTGAATCGGGAGGTGAACTGTGTGACAGACTTCATTCATGGCTGTGAGGATCAGCTCCAGAAActgaagaagcagaaggagAAGGGGCTGCTCTATGGCATTCCCATCAGCATCAAGGACCACATTAACTGCAAG ggccacatctCCTCTGGAGGGATGGTGAAGTTTCTGGGCCAAGTGAAGGAAGAAGACAGTGTCATCGTCCATGTTCTAAAGCACCAGGGGGCAATCCCCTTTGTGAAAACCAACATCCCACAGACGATGATAAA CTACGACTGCAGCAACCTCATCTTTGGCCAGACACTGAACCCTCTAAACCACCAGAAGAGCCCCGGGGGCTCCTCGGGAGGGGAGGGAGCTCTGATCGCAGGGGGCGGCTCCATCCTGGGCATAGGCTCAGATGTAGCTGGCAGCATCCGCCTGCCCTCCAGCTTCTGTGGGCTCTGTGGGCTCAAACCCACAGGCAACAGGATCAG CAAACAGGGTGTCGTTTCTCCTCTCGTAGGAATGCAATCAG TGACAGCGATGCTGGGGCCGATGGCGAGGGACGTGGACAGCCTGGCCCTGTGCATGAGGGCGCTGCTCTGCGAGGAGATGTTCCAGCTGGACCCCACCGTGCCCCCCATCCCCTTCGATGAGGAG GTTTACACCAGTTCAAATCCTCTTTGCATTGGGTATTATGAAGGAGATGGTTACTTCCAGCCCTCACCCAGCATGAAACGGGCCATCCAGCAGACAAGAAAGCTCCTCCAGGATGCAGGGCACACG CTTGTTCCCTTTGCACCGCCCAAGATTGACTACATGGTAGATGAGCTGTTCACCAGAGGGATTTTCTCGGATGGTGCTGCTCACCTGGTGGACTGCTT CAAAGGAGACATCGTGGATCCCAACCTGAAATCCCAGTTCAATACTTACAGGCTTCCTGCTCTGGTGAAAAGGATCTTGGCTTTCATTTTGAAACCCATA TACCCACGAATTGCTCGAGATCTCAGTGCTCTCTGTGGAGTGGG ATCTGCCAAAGACCTCTGGGATCAGCACGGAGCAGTGGCG GTTTACCGCACGGAATTCATTGCCAAATGGAGGAAGCTGAGGCTGGATGTGATCCTTTGTCCTGCCCTGGGGCCAGCCTTTAACCACGGCTATGCTGGGAAGCTCTTTG CTGCGACCTCCTACACCAATTTATACAACGTGCTGAACTTCCCTGCTGGGGTGGTGCCGGTCAGCACGGTCACGAGAGCCGACGAAGAGGAACTGAAGCATTACCAAGGGCACTACAGAGACCCTTGGGATAAGAGGCTGAAAGAG gctgtggcaggagctgtggggttgCCAGTGGCTGTCCAGTGCGTGGCTCTGCCgtggcaggaggagctgtgccttCGCTTCATGAAGGAGGTGGAGATGCTTGCCCACAACACAAAGAGAAATGTGTGA